CACGtacttttttgaaaatttttaataaacGGGTCGGGGTTTATACTTAATTCCCGTCATTTCTCGGTTGTGTCCTtaaaaaaaatgactaaattcTTGTACAAGTTTGATCAAAGTGACAATGTCCCTGCATTCAAGAAGACCGCAAACTCCATGATCATCAACTTGCCACGCAGGCAATTTATTTGCCCACTCTCATTTTGTATTTTCGAAATGATTTCATATGGATTTGGAGATTATCCTACACAATTAAAACTGTAATTTCCCTATTGGATGTTCGCAAAATTCCTATTTCATCAGGGAACAGAAGTATATTAACTGCAACTTACTAATTGTGTTTTAAGTACAACCAGGCGCCAGCTTAAGGAGAATTTtgagtattatttaaaatattatttgaaataattactgtattACTGTTTATGATGTGatgcatgtgagataaaaaaataattaaaatataaaaaaataaattaaaaaatatatttatgatgcaagcgattGCCCTGCTTTAAACTATGCTTTCTAAAAATGTACTAGTATTACAGTTCAAAACTTACTAAAAACTTTAGCAAATACTAAAAACATAGCCGGTATGAGTAAGATTGCTAAATACGTGTGGAAGTGGAAGTCACCGACTCACCTACAGGGAAAAGTGACCGCTCTGCTGAGTCTGTGTCTATGTTCTATCCAAATCAATggaccatttctttttttaatggaaAAGTTTAAGTGATTAAAATGTAAAAACTaagcaaagaaagaaattgaGAGGAGGGATGGGACCTTTTAGgagataaaacaaaaaaaaaaaaggctgacACGTGCGGAAAGATCATCTGCACTTTGCATGTGTTTCTGTGAAAAGCCTAATTATAGGCTTACCAGAAAACGCAGTTACCACGTTTGGATTTCACTGTCCTGCTTGCGAAAAAACAGCTGCAAGGAATGGTGAGCTGCATATTTGGtggaaattattttctttttttttttttttttaaaaaggtgTCCCAAAAGTGGTGGCGGTGCCGCTGCAGCTTGTGGCGGTGATCGGTGGTCCCAAAAGTGGtagtggtggaggtggtggcagTCCTTTTGTAGTCtctctaaaattttattttattttaattctttttttggtttactGCTGGAAACAAGTAAACCCAAGTAATCTTCACTTTCAGTGAGCAACATCTCCTTCCGAATTGATTTTGCAATGATAATAACAGAATTTGGAATTTCATCTCAAAATTAATTAGCAATAAACGGAGTATTAATGTGaaaaaaatcttgaaaaaaaattcttgaaaattgGATGTGAGACATACCACATAGTATTAATTCGATGCGAGACATAATGtaaaaaaattcttgaaaattgGATGTGagacattttattttatttttttaaccaatAAGATATTAATACTGTCTTAGCTAAAATTCTTGTTCCTTTAGTAGATAGAGATAGAGGTGTTCTTTATTACAATTTGCGCATACATTTTGAACGGGACTCTAGCCCGTtcggattgctatttttaggaatttttatagaaaaatatattataacgatttaatgtacgtgagataaaatgataattaaaaaatatattcataaaaaatataaaaaattttctgcaaaaaatcACAATGCGGCACAAGATATTCGAGCCCTCGAGCggccaaaagaaggaaaagcatTGTGCAGACTTTAATGGAGTTAGCTTCTAGTTCTAGTCCTCACCCAAAGGCCACATGGAGACAGAATTAAATAGGGCCGTGAGATGAGGCGGGATGCAACGCAACATCACTCAACGATTTTAATTGCTATAAACCTGTAGGCAACTGTATATGTACGCAAGAAATAATTGCCAGTCGTTTTCATGAGAGATGTATATTCAATTCTTGGCCTCCCAAAATCACAAATTTTGCTCCAGTTGATATCTTCTCTTCTGTTACTAATAAAGGAGAATGAATGCATATTAAAGGAGGATAGTCTCAACTCTCAacaattattgaaaaaaattatcTCTTTGGCTGCATTGAAGGATTTGACGAATGATTTGAAATCTTCACAAATTTCTCGAGTTGTTTAGATTACTCAAGAAATATTTAGATTTACCTAATTTTCAGAATTATTTAGATAATTGAAAAATTGCAAACTcaaatgctttttttttaaagtaatccATGTAACTAGAGCGATATGATCTGCGtgaatttcaaatatttcatcAAATTTCTCAATGCAAATGAAGCCAAAAACAATCAACATCGCACTAGCTGTTGAGGGATGGTACTTGTTAGAATGTGCACTAATTCGCCGCATTAATTCACGCCTTGTACAACAAATTTAAAGCATCAAATTCCTGGTTTTGGTAACTCTTAAACATCGATTGATGGTTACCGTTTCCTACCTTGCAATTTTCTTTAGCTGTTTGAGACAGTTATTTTCTTGTTGAATGAATTCGTTTGCTATAGGTTTAGATGTCTAGCTCCTTAAATATGCCCACTTTTCAATGGCTGAATTCAATTCAATAGATACTAGTTGCAAATAAAGCAGCCAAAATTCTCCTTAAGCTGGCGCCTGGTTGTACTTAAAACACAATTAGTAAGTTGCAGTTAATATACTTCTGTTCCCTGATGAAATAGGAATTTTGCGAACATCCAATAGGGAAATTACAGTTTTAATTGTGTAGGATAATCTCCAAATCCATATGAAATCATTTCGAAAATACAAAATGAGAGTGGGCAAATAAATTGCCTGCGTGGCAAGTTGATGATCATGGAGTTTGCGGTCTTCTTGAATGCAGGGACATTGTCACTTTGATCAAACTTGTACAAgaatttagtcattttttttaAGGACACAACCGAGAAATGACGGGAATTAAGTATAAACCCCGACCCgtttattaaaaattttcaaaaaagtaCGTGGTAGAGAGGTTCTACCTCTTAACTTAGAGTAATTGAAAAATTAACAAGCTCCACATTTATGGTATTATTATGAAGGGgggggttgggttgggtggtacgagGGGAAGGGAGTGTAAGCAAGAAATCTCGAATTCGAGTTCTTCCGGTTGCACTAAATAAAAAGATGGAAGGTAAATATATGGTATTATTATGAAggtgtttgaattttttttctacttAGAAATCTTGTCGTGTTTGTATTATTTTGCCGATTTTTAGTACTCCTTTCGTTTCTTGACGTTCTTTAAAATTATTGGGATGAACTGATAGTTATTATTTACGTACTTTTTGGGGTCTTCGGAAGAGTTCCAAACTGAACCGGAAAAGAATCTGACGAGTTCAAGATGAAGATATGGAGAATTCTTTCTTATGTTCAATCTTCAACTATTTGGTCCTCAGTCCATGTCAATGAACTTTTTTTCTGTTATTAGTCAAGCCAGCAATTCAGTAGTTGCTAATAAGGCATATGGTATTTTTTTCATGGAGTAGACTGTAAACTTTTCCAAAGTCACTTCCTATTAGTCAAGTCAGCAATTCAAAGTTAATAAGGCAACGTGGTATTTTgctttccccaaaaaaaaaaaaagggcatatGGTATATGCATGGAGTAGAAAAATAGGGAACTAGATAAATTAAATtgattcacaaaaatattttatttccttaaacatgtttTCCACAGATGCTAAACAGCAAAAGGTTAATGAATTTACTGAAATAATTCTTTGATTTACTTTGTATTTAGTGTCTTTTTTGTAAAGCATAGCCAGCTTTCGAGTGCCATCCCTATCCTTTTTTGAATTAATAGACTAGTATTGAAACTAATTATTTATATAAACTTCACTACTTAGCATAGCCTTTTTTTTCAGTGTTGTTCCAAATTTTCCTACTTccctcccaaaaaaaatttgatagtctattatttgtaaaaaaaaaaatatttttatcttatatatattatatcacaaAAAGCACTGTAATATTATTCTAGAAAAAATTCGAATAATTCCCCCACGTACATCCaaaaacaaaatacaccaactGTCATAGGCTAACGGAAGTTTCTTGCAAAAATGATATAGAATGGATAAAAATTTTCGATAAGCATAATCTTGATAAAATTAGTAAATGAaccaaaagggcaaaaaaaaaaaaaaaaatcctgctttatctaatttttcaagaaaattctcTCCCTTTTTATTTCTGTCCTTTATCGAAAGGCGTGCCCGACTCGACACGGTCAGCCTAACTTTGTGTAGGGCTGCTCCAAAAGCACAATTCTTCTTCattctttcattcttttcttcGTTCTACCTTTTTATCCCGAGTGTCAAACACGTCCTAAGGACTTCAGATCAACGCAACAGCCCCCTTTcccaatttaaaaaataaaaaatatatatatgattaaAAATAGCAGTATATGAGTATAAATAGATATACTCTGTAGTAGTATCAATAATTTTGCCTGTAACTTATGTAATTCTATAAAAATTGGGATCAAATTAGAAAGTTTAGATTTTTAAAAAGGCATCGATCAGGATGTCCAGCGCCGCCGGCGGCGGCGGCTACTGTCGGAGCTATAGAGAGATCATATGGGACGCCGGCGCCGGTGCCGCTGCAGGTAACCACTCAGCTCAATTTTGCCTCGCCTTTATTTCACATTCCTAATTTTTACTATTTTGTTTGGTTTGAGCTGAAATGTAGTTGAATTGGGATTCTTTTCCCTGtgtaaattatttaatttgatCAGAAAAATTGTTCTGTTATTGTGTTATAGGTGCAATAGCTGCCACATTTGTATGTCCATTGGATGTAATTAAAACAAgattgcaagtttatggattgcCTGAAATGGCTCGTTCTGGTCATAGAGGTGTGTATTGTACTTTTGATTATTGAATGATTTAAACATTTCCGTttcttattttgttattttttcggGTGATCTATCATGCTTATCTCTATGCAAAGTTAAACAAGCAATGTCTTGAAAATGGGAATTTTTGGCCAGAACAAATAGGCTTGTGGACATGGATCATCGCTGGATTTCGTTGCAATGTTAATCTGCATATATTTTAAATGTGGATTCTTTGTTACATTTTTCTGTATTTGAGCTCATTGGGTGCCTACTAAACTTGTTATTTGCAACCAAGCGTGCGAATGTGGCACTAAAGCACATCTTTTAAAGTAAATATTAGTTAAGATGGTTTTATCATATATTCCGCCTACAAGCTGCTCATGTTCTGCGTTGAGTGATTCTTGGTGGACTAAAGTCCTTTTTTGGCCTATAAAACGCTGAAAAAAGCATTTGATTACTGAACTACTAAAAACAATTGGGAAATATTCTGGATCTGGTACAATTCCAGTGTTCCTATGATTATTGTGATCAGAAGAAAGCAAGAACTTTAAGTAAGTGTAGTAGCTATATTAGTAGCATTTCTAAGGTTAGACAACTTGTGCATGATTCTTATTCGCAGCGTATGAGCTGTTTAGATGAGTGTGACTAGTGATGTCAGTCTAGCATAATTAGCTCGACTTGCACAATATAAATCTCGTAGCCATAATTGGTTTCAGCGAACTATCTGCATACAGGTTCCCAAGATTAGTAATCTTAAATGCCTCCTATTAGTAATCTTAAGTGCCTCTAATAGGAGTAGCACCTCCAATTTAGATGATTTCtgtataatttcttttccttcttattctttttcttcatttttgggcAAAATAAATATTTTGCTATGCAATTTATGCTTTTTATCTTTTGGCAACTTTCAGGCAGTGTCATTATTACAAGCCTACAAAATATAGTACGAAATGAAGGTTTCCGGGGATTGTATCGGGGCCTTTCACCCACATTAGCCGCATTACTTCCAAATTGGGCAGTGAGTATCATTTTATTGAGTATTTTCAATTATAACATCTGAAACTTTTATGCAATATGGAATATGAGAATATAGTCAGATTGGTCTGTCATTTCCCTTGTGGGTTGCATATATTGGTTGCTCTAAATATTTGAGTCTTGGGATATTGGTCAGATACACTCTATGAAACTTCTATATGTGATAGAATCAGCCAAAATATGGTTTTGTTGGACTGTGTGGCTATTTGCTGCTAACACCCCCGCCACTACCCCTACCCCCCTGCGGGAGGgcgagaaaaaaaaatccttttcttcttttcgtGCCCCCAGCAAAATTTATGCTTCTACGTCTATATATCCAACTTTTGTTCCTTTCTTAGTAGGTAAGATTACTTAATTTCAGACCCATGTGACTATTATCTGATAAAGACAAAACACTATAGATTGTAACCAGAATATATGCTCACACCCTAATTCTTAAACACAATTTTCTGAATGCTTTAGGCATAATTATAGGCTAAAGTAGCATCTATCCTTTCTGCATCATAGTTTTTCCACCTAATAGCAAGTGGGaagtaatttcttttcttatcaaaaGTATGCAGGTATCTTCTGCTCATTTTAATTGGCATTAGAACATATTGCTGTCCTTTTCCTTCATATGTCCTCTAATGACACAAGCTCATGTGAATGTGCAGGTATACTTCTCTGTTTACGGACATCTCAAAAGCCTGTTGCATTCACATGGTTAGTTCTTCTATGTTACCGCTTTGCTCTCTCATGCTTGGAGTTTTGTATAGATGTTTATAACTTTATAGATTTTTGCCTGCCTTGATGCATAGTGGTTATCAGACCATTAAATCTTTGCTACTCACTAGGAATTACATTCTTACAATGTCCTATGGTGGACATGCAGTGGATAGCAGTGGTCAGTCAACAATTGCTGCAAATGTGATTGCTGCTTCTGGTGCTGGGGCTGCAACAGCTGTTGCAGCAAATCCCTTGTGGGTTGTTAAGACCCGACTCCAGGTATGTTGATGTTGTTTATGCTCAGTCATAATGTAGAAATTCAACTTTGCTGGTTAGATTCTTTTGAAAGATTCTCTATTCATATATCAAACCGAGGCATTTCTTTTTGAGCAATTTGATGTAGCATGAAAGCTACATTCCTGTCCTACTTCAAGGTATCTAGCCAATATTTAAGATGCATAAATTTGTTTAGCTATTCCTCTTGATAAGTGTATTTGTTAAGAGAGCTGATGGATTACAAAAGGTCAGCATGGAACAAATTCTGCAATTTATTTCCGTTTGCAGTGTAGTATTTTTGAAAGTGCAAACAAAAGAGTGTGTACGCATTGTGAAATCCAATTAGCTGAGCCTTCTGTGATCCCTAAAAGAGTGTAATTCTCATGAAGATGATTGGAGCATTTCATTCACTTACCAGATTTAAGTCGGGCCCGCAACTTTGTTATGTCAAGTTACCTACGGGATGTTTAACTGGTCGTGGCCTGGacaacttgttacttgcacaaTGTTTAAATGTAATGCTTGTTTCCCTGTATTCTGAATACATACATATTCAAGTTCAAGATTTCTTCATGCTGGCCATCATTATGACAAAGGGACAGTTTATTCAAGCCTGAAATTATTATCGAACCTATAGGTCATGGCCATGTGTCTAACAGTTAGTAGCCTTTTATCTGTTCACTGAGGGATATTTTCGTTATTATTTTGGCATTACCTGAGATACCTTTATTCTTATTGAACAGTTTTCCTTAGTCTAGGTTTCTTTTCTGTACATTTCTAATCTTgaaaccttttcttttctttttgtagaCACAGAGAATGAGGCAGGGTGTGGTTCCTTACCATGGCATATTATCTGCTTTGAGACGAATAGCACATGAAGAAGGAATTCGAGGATGGTACAGGTCAGTGCAACTTGATCTACTCAAATCCAAATGAACAAATCTTGCTCCATTAATTCCACCAAGTTCTTTACTTAGTGCAAAGAACTTCTGAGACTCCATTGGACTGTTTAATCATTATCCTACGTGCTCGAGTGAATTATGCATTAGACAAATTGTCTTTTGACAATTATTGGATGCATAGCATATATCTCCACTCAAGAATCATTCTGTTTTCCAATTCCTTTTTCTCTGGTGGATACAGTGGCCTTCTTCCATCTTTAGCTGGGATAAGTCACGTGGCAATCCAATTTCCGGCATATGAACATTTGAAGGCCTACTTGGCAAAAAGGAGTGAGATCTTTTAActcttttaaatgattttttggATTAAGAATTTGTTTCTCACGTAATGTCTAATTCTCTGTGGTCATATTGGTTTTGGCTTTTCAGATAGCAAAAAAATCAATGAGCTGAGACCTGGGGAGGTTGCAATTGCCTCTTCAATGTCTAAAGTTGTTGCCTCTTTAATGACTTACCCACATGAGGTAGGACTTGGTGTTTTTGTAAATACATCACAAATCACTTTGCAGCAAAAATGCCTTTTTCTCACTTGGCTACAATCTCATTGTTGATACCCATCAGAATGTCTGATTGTTGTGTACACCAGGTTGTGCGTTCCAGGCTGCAAGAGCAAGGCCGACTAAGGAACCCTGAGATCCATTATGCAGGTGTTATAGATTGCATTAAGAAGATTTTCCTTAGAGAGGGTCTTCCTGGGTTTTACCGTGGCTGTGCAACTAATCTTTTGAGAACAACTCCATCTGCGGTTATTACTTTTACATCTTATGAAATGATACATAGATTTTTGCAGAGTGCTATTCCTCCAGCAGAGAGGCGTTCAAAAGCACAACCTAAACCTGATAGCAATATTGATTCCCAGAATAGTACTGCAGGAAATGAAGCTAAGAGCAGTGTTTCAGATCAATCTCAAAATACATCTAACCAAAGAACTTTTATTCCTTTGGCAACTCCTGACAAGCTAACAACTAGACAGTGATTATAACCTCTTTAAAACCGAGGTTCCACAAAATTAAGTGGGTTTTTGTTGTTATTTATAGGGAGATCACTACGAGAAGTGATCTCGTTTTTGTACTTCTCAGCTAGTTACCGCAAGAgcttgtttgttgtatttgtTTGGTGGCTTCGTCTTCTTTCGtgtaaattttcctttttgttggAGGATTCCAAGTTCCAATACGaaaaaaaatggatttattttttcttgttcCTGCGGTAGATTCATTTTACTATAAGCTTGGACAATGTTATTCATGATGTTGATGTTTGTTTCTGTGCCAATGCCCCCTCCATCTTAAACCTTTTGCCTACTCCTCGTCCCCAAAAACATAGACAGGAAGAGATATGCAAGAGTATTGAAGCTTCGTTTCCTGGTGGTACGATGGAAAAACTAGACCTACCCAAACTGCCTCCAaggcaaaggaaagaagatTTTAACTAATTTGCAGTTGCAGAAGATTCAAGAGTCTTGCACTCTGTAACATCTGTTTCTTTTAATTCTGCAACATGTCTCTGCCATTCTATCTCTTTCAATGTCTCCAATGGTTCACGCATTTTACGCCTGACCTCCGTTTTCTACTCAAGCTACAACTGCTGGTTGTGTCCATTGCCAGCTTGAACCCCAGCTTTAGAGTTTTCAGTACACCATTGCATTTTCGGATTCAGGAATTTCAATGTGTCGTTGGGATTTGTATTAATCATGGCCACTGATTTTTCCTATAGTAAATGGGTTGTGGCTAGGTGCCTCTCTATACCCGAAAGCTTAAAAAACCACAATGATATTATCTCCATTGAATTTAGAGGAATTTTAGCCGCTATTGCATCTCTCAACAGGCAGCCGCGAACTTGCCATTAGGCTTGACTTGAGCAGCTAAAAGAGttttgttcgtctttcataggATGAACATGTTACAGCGCCTTGGCTGTTGCGCATGTTTGCCTTGTGATTAGTAGTATTCCTAGGATAAGTAAGAGCTATGAAAttggattgaaaaaaaaaaaaaaaagctatgaAATTGAGAAACTGTATATCATCCTCAATATTCGTTCTCACTCTAGTAAAAGCTTGAAGCAAAGACTGCCTAAATCCCACATGGGGCTACCAAGACCTAAGCATTGTTATGGCGCAATTTGCATAGAAAGCTTGATTTCTCCCTTCTCAAATTCCCCAAGAGAtcatttatttcagaaaattccaTGAGATGAAATCAAAGTTCAAAAGACAGCTGCATTTCTTTATGTACATTGGTATGCACTTATAGCTCTTTCACTTTCTCATACATGTTTGGAAAAGAAGGGACGGCGGATCAAATACAAAatgccgagagagagagagagagtgtgtgtgtgtgttatgaTTCGCTCATTTGCAGCACAGAAAATGGGTGTATTGATGTGTACTTAAGTTCTAGGAAAAGTGAGCAAGGATCTCATCTACTAGCACTAGTAGTAGAGGAGCTACTAGCCCATACATCAGCCACGGAATTCGGCGAAGATGGACATTTTACATTCTTCAACAATACAATGTCTTCTGATTCTGGCGAAGCGACTGTTGCTTTTCTAGACTCAACAGCCTTTTCATCAGTCTCATCTGTCTTATCAATTGAAGTATCTTTGCAATTCTTTATCTCCTTCAAGGTCTCCACGACCTCCTCCATTTTCGGCCTCATGTCCTTCTCAAGCTGCAAACACCTGAAAGCTAACTCTGCTACTGAAGTTGTCATCCTCCAAACCTCGGTATCTGATTTGTATTCAAGAGATGGATCAATCAACTCATCAAACGCACATTTCTGAATCCTGTTTATTGCCAAGTTAGCTAGATTGATCTCATGCCTGTGCCTGCTTATGTCGACTGCTGGCATTGATGATATGAGCTCAATGAGGACGACACCAAAGCTATAAACATCACTTTTATCGGTAAGCTGGTAGCATTGATGATACTCTGGATCCACGTACCCAGGAGTCCCCTGTGGAGCAGTTGAGATATGACTGACATCATTTGGGAACAGCCTGGAAAGTCCAAAATCTGCAACTTTGACACAGAAGTTATGATCAAGGAGTATGTTATTAGTCTTCACATCACGGTGAATAATATCTGAATTGTGGAGATAGGCCAACGCATCAGCGGTTTCAATGGCAACATTCATCCTGTGTTGCCAGGTGAGGTGCTTATCCTTGGCTCTATCACCATGGAGATGATCGGCAACTGTGCCATTAGGAATGTACTCATAAACAAGGAGGAGTTCACGACAACGTCTAGAAGTGCAGCCATATAGAGTAACAAGATTCCGGTGCCTCAGACGGGTtagaatttgaatttcattcaTGAATTGCTCCATTCGCTTGAAGTTGTGCTCATAAAGACGCTTAACTGCTACTTCTCTTCCATCGCGAAGCTTGCCTGGATTGCAGAGAACGAAAAATTGGCTACAAAATTAGATGCTATATATCATATAGTTTGTTGACAAATCATCTATATGTTAGGTTGTTGCAACTCAGAATTCATAGTCTTGAGACAGAATTTTTCACAGTTTTGAGTTCCTTACCAAAGTATACAGTTCCAAAACCTCCGTCTCCAAGTTCTTTAGAGGCATCAAAACTATTAGTAGCTTCTTCAAGTTCAGAGTAGGAGAAGACGGGCACTCCAAAGTAAACGCTGCCACCTTCAAGGTCCAGATTTGAGGAGGGTTCTGAAGTGTTTCTTGAGAGGAAGTACGAGGCGAAATTCATCTTGTTCTTGCGGTGCCGAATAAAAAGGAGCGCCAGGACTATAACTATGGATGCACTAATAGGTAAAactgaaaaacataaaaaaaaagcaCATTTCAAGATCATGCTACCTCAAATTTGGTTTTGACACTTAATTTGCTGGGGAACAAAATGACGAGAGAAAGATCAATTTCTTGGATAGTTTTGAGGCGTAATTGTACTTCTAAACCACATACAGCATTGTAGTAACAGTGAGTATGTATGTACCTATGGGCAGAATGACTTTCAAGTTCTTCTTTCCTGCATTAAGAGTTAATCAAAGCAAAGGGGGTCAGTTCGGGCACAAGAATAGATGAGGGACTATATACTGCATCCAGAATGATAAAcaatcaagaaagaagattgtaaAATTGCCAACTAAGAAACAAATGCAGGCAGAACAAATCAGTAAAATAGTATTAATATGCCTTTTTTAGGATAGACACAATGCGGAACCCAGCTCTGACTCCATTCAATCCGACACTCGTGTCCTTCAAGTTGACAATTAGAGCAATCTTCAGAGAGATGCCACTCAAGATCGAACTCAGCAGTCAATAACTGAAACAAGTCGGCGTTCTCTGAGTAATCATGCCGGGAGACTACGGGAAGAGTGACATTTTTACAGAGTGATTGAATGTCTCCACCGAGGTTCACTGGTGGAGCGTGATGTTCTGGATTTTGATAGTAAATGATGAAGCCATTATTAGGTTCACCACAATTGTCATATTGTTTGTATCCGCTGAAAGAATCAGCCAGCTTCTGGCTTGTTTCGGGGCTTCTCTTGCATCCGTAGAGCGCAATATTTGGCAGAATCGAATATGAAATGGAAGAA
The nucleotide sequence above comes from Coffea arabica cultivar ET-39 unplaced genomic scaffold, Coffea Arabica ET-39 HiFi ptg000200l, whole genome shotgun sequence. Encoded proteins:
- the LOC140032833 gene encoding LEAF RUST 10 DISEASE-RESISTANCEUS RECEPTOR-LIKE PROTEIN KINASE-like 1.1 isoform X1, translated to MGFGLFLAFFLISHVLPLSLSAEEDGKSTDATCPESFNCGNLTGVRFPFFDSSHSSHCGLLKLNCEAMQSPTIVFDFTEDLWVEALDMRNSVIRLHDYKLEHLLAVKSCEYFDFGVMPLTNYSSISYSILPNIALYGCKRSPETSQKLADSFSGYKQYDNCGEPNNGFIIYYQNPEHHAPPVNLGGDIQSLCKNVTLPVVSRHDYSENADLFQLLTAEFDLEWHLSEDCSNCQLEGHECRIEWSQSWVPHCVYPKKGKKNLKVILPIVLPISASIVIVLALLFIRHRKNKMNFASYFLSRNTSEPSSNLDLEGGSVYFGVPVFSYSELEEATNSFDASKELGDGGFGTVYFGKLRDGREVAVKRLYEHNFKRMEQFMNEIQILTRLRHRNLVTLYGCTSRRCRELLLVYEYIPNGTVADHLHGDRAKDKHLTWQHRMNVAIETADALAYLHNSDIIHRDVKTNNILLDHNFCVKVADFGLSRLFPNDVSHISTAPQGTPGYVDPEYHQCYQLTDKSDVYSFGVVLIELISSMPAVDISRHRHEINLANLAINRIQKCAFDELIDPSLEYKSDTEVWRMTTSVAELAFRCLQLEKDMRPKMEEVVETLKEIKNCKDTSIDKTDETDEKAVESRKATVASPESEDIVLLKNVKCPSSPNSVADVWASSSSTTSASR
- the LOC140032836 gene encoding nicotinamide adenine dinucleotide transporter 1, chloroplastic-like isoform X1, which codes for MSSAAGGGGYCRSYREIIWDAGAGAAAGAIAATFVCPLDVIKTRLQVYGLPEMARSGHRGSVIITSLQNIVRNEGFRGLYRGLSPTLAALLPNWAVYFSVYGHLKSLLHSHVDSSGQSTIAANVIAASGAGAATAVAANPLWVVKTRLQTQRMRQGVVPYHGILSALRRIAHEEGIRGWYSGLLPSLAGISHVAIQFPAYEHLKAYLAKRNSKKINELRPGEVAIASSMSKVVASLMTYPHEVVRSRLQEQGRLRNPEIHYAGVIDCIKKIFLREGLPGFYRGCATNLLRTTPSAVITFTSYEMIHRFLQSAIPPAERRSKAQPKPDSNIDSQNSTAGNEAKSSVSDQSQNTSNQRTFIPLATPDKLTTRQ
- the LOC140032833 gene encoding LEAF RUST 10 DISEASE-RESISTANCEUS RECEPTOR-LIKE PROTEIN KINASE-like 1.1 isoform X2, whose amino-acid sequence is MRNSVIRLHDYKLEHLLAVKSCEYFDFGVMPLTNYSSISYSILPNIALYGCKRSPETSQKLADSFSGYKQYDNCGEPNNGFIIYYQNPEHHAPPVNLGGDIQSLCKNVTLPVVSRHDYSENADLFQLLTAEFDLEWHLSEDCSNCQLEGHECRIEWSQSWVPHCVYPKKGKKNLKVILPIVLPISASIVIVLALLFIRHRKNKMNFASYFLSRNTSEPSSNLDLEGGSVYFGVPVFSYSELEEATNSFDASKELGDGGFGTVYFGKLRDGREVAVKRLYEHNFKRMEQFMNEIQILTRLRHRNLVTLYGCTSRRCRELLLVYEYIPNGTVADHLHGDRAKDKHLTWQHRMNVAIETADALAYLHNSDIIHRDVKTNNILLDHNFCVKVADFGLSRLFPNDVSHISTAPQGTPGYVDPEYHQCYQLTDKSDVYSFGVVLIELISSMPAVDISRHRHEINLANLAINRIQKCAFDELIDPSLEYKSDTEVWRMTTSVAELAFRCLQLEKDMRPKMEEVVETLKEIKNCKDTSIDKTDETDEKAVESRKATVASPESEDIVLLKNVKCPSSPNSVADVWASSSSTTSASR
- the LOC140032836 gene encoding nicotinamide adenine dinucleotide transporter 1, chloroplastic-like isoform X2, which gives rise to MSSAAGGGGYCRSYREIIWDAGAGAAAGSVIITSLQNIVRNEGFRGLYRGLSPTLAALLPNWAVYFSVYGHLKSLLHSHVDSSGQSTIAANVIAASGAGAATAVAANPLWVVKTRLQTQRMRQGVVPYHGILSALRRIAHEEGIRGWYSGLLPSLAGISHVAIQFPAYEHLKAYLAKRNSKKINELRPGEVAIASSMSKVVASLMTYPHEVVRSRLQEQGRLRNPEIHYAGVIDCIKKIFLREGLPGFYRGCATNLLRTTPSAVITFTSYEMIHRFLQSAIPPAERRSKAQPKPDSNIDSQNSTAGNEAKSSVSDQSQNTSNQRTFIPLATPDKLTTRQ